A single Geoalkalibacter sp. DNA region contains:
- the fmt gene encoding methionyl-tRNA formyltransferase, whose protein sequence is MGTPEFALASLQGLIDFGLPLVGVYTQPDRPKGRGKQLAPPPVKELATARGIPVFQPLKLRRPEVVEELRALAPDLIVVVAYGQILPQSVLDIPRFGCINVHASLLPRHRGAAPINKAILEGDDETGITTMLMDVGLDTGDMLVKRATPIGPDETAGELHDRLALLGRETLEETLRRLCAGTLRPEKQDDRLSTYAPMLKKEDGLIDWSRDARALHNQVRGLDPWPGAYTLLNGEVLRLAATGVEEGRGEPGMVVGADATGVRVACGVGVLRIGALQLPGRKRLSAADFLRGTPLKAGTRLA, encoded by the coding sequence ATGGGCACGCCTGAGTTCGCCCTGGCCAGCCTGCAGGGGCTGATCGATTTCGGCTTGCCCCTGGTGGGCGTCTACACCCAGCCTGATCGTCCCAAGGGGCGCGGCAAGCAGCTGGCTCCGCCGCCGGTCAAGGAACTGGCGACGGCGCGCGGCATCCCCGTGTTCCAGCCCCTGAAACTGCGGCGTCCCGAGGTGGTGGAGGAGTTGCGCGCCCTCGCGCCCGATCTCATCGTCGTGGTGGCCTACGGGCAGATTCTGCCGCAAAGCGTGCTCGACATTCCGCGCTTCGGCTGCATCAACGTCCACGCAAGCCTGCTGCCGCGCCATCGCGGCGCGGCGCCCATCAACAAGGCGATTCTCGAGGGCGACGACGAGACCGGCATCACCACCATGCTCATGGATGTGGGCCTGGATACGGGCGACATGCTGGTCAAGCGCGCCACGCCCATCGGCCCCGACGAAACCGCCGGCGAACTGCACGACCGCCTCGCCCTGCTCGGCCGTGAAACCCTGGAGGAGACTTTGCGCCGGCTGTGCGCGGGCACCCTGCGACCGGAGAAGCAGGACGACCGTCTGAGCACCTACGCACCCATGCTGAAGAAGGAAGACGGCCTCATCGACTGGAGCCGCGACGCGCGCGCCCTGCACAACCAGGTGCGCGGTCTCGATCCCTGGCCGGGGGCCTACACCTTGCTCAACGGCGAGGTGCTGCGCCTTGCCGCGACGGGCGTGGAAGAGGGCCGGGGCGAGCCGGGCATGGTGGTCGGCGCCGACGCGACGGGCGTGCGGGTTGCCTGCGGCGTGGGCGTGCTGCGCATCGGCGCCCTGCAACTGCCGGGCAGAAAGCGCCTGTCCGCCGCGGATTTTCTGCGCGGCACGCCCCTAAAAGCAGGGACCAGGCTCGCCTGA
- the def gene encoding peptide deformylase, with protein sequence MALRRILHYPEPLLRQVSQPVTDVDDEIRELARDMAETMYAAPGVGLAAPQVGVLKRLIVLDCARQDEEAQLITAINPEILAGEGEINEEEGCLSVPGYYARVARRPQVRVRFLNLEGQRVEMDAEGLLAVAFQHEIDHLDGVLFVDHLSSLKKSLFKKKYKKILEQKQEEL encoded by the coding sequence ATGGCCCTTCGCCGCATCCTGCATTATCCCGAACCGCTGCTGCGCCAGGTGTCGCAGCCGGTGACCGACGTGGACGACGAGATCCGCGAACTGGCCCGCGACATGGCCGAGACCATGTACGCCGCTCCCGGCGTCGGTCTGGCCGCACCCCAGGTCGGGGTGCTCAAGCGCCTGATCGTGCTCGATTGCGCCCGCCAGGACGAGGAAGCGCAGCTCATCACCGCGATCAATCCGGAAATTCTCGCCGGTGAGGGCGAGATCAACGAGGAGGAGGGCTGCCTGTCGGTGCCCGGCTACTACGCGCGGGTCGCGCGCCGCCCCCAGGTCCGGGTGCGTTTTCTCAATCTGGAGGGGCAAAGGGTGGAGATGGACGCCGAAGGGCTGCTCGCCGTGGCTTTTCAGCACGAGATCGACCATCTCGACGGCGTGCTGTTCGTCGACCATCTCTCCTCCCTGAAAAAATCCCTGTTCAAGAAGAAATACAAAAAAATCCTGGAGCAGAAGCAGGAGGAGCTGTGA
- a CDS encoding pyridoxal-phosphate-dependent aminotransferase family protein: MHKKLYIPGPVEVSRDVLEAMCAPMIGHRMKEYAVVHEKVTRGLKQLLNTQDPVFLSTSSAFGVMEGAVRNLVQKRCACFGNGAFSGKWHEVTRRCGLEADLFSAEWGEPITAEMVEQALATGRYDALTLVHNETSTGVMSPLEEIAEVMRKHPEVSFIVDTVSSMSAVPLDVTRLGTDVCLAGVQKAFGLPPGLAVFAVSRRALDKARATPNRGYYFDFEEFEQNDLKHNTPSTPCISLIYALAHQLDKMFAEGLEQRYARHARMAEATRAWVRAQGFSLFAAEGARSQTLTCARNDGRTDLEALKKLAAERGYAIDNGYGKIKNHTFRIAHMADMNLADLEELFALLEELLPQARK; encoded by the coding sequence ATGCACAAAAAACTCTACATCCCCGGTCCGGTGGAAGTCTCCCGCGACGTTCTCGAAGCCATGTGCGCGCCGATGATCGGTCACCGCATGAAGGAATACGCCGTGGTGCACGAAAAGGTCACGCGCGGCCTCAAGCAACTGCTCAACACCCAGGATCCGGTGTTTCTCTCCACCTCGAGCGCCTTCGGCGTCATGGAGGGGGCGGTGCGCAACCTGGTGCAGAAGCGCTGCGCCTGCTTCGGCAACGGCGCCTTCAGCGGCAAGTGGCACGAGGTGACGCGGCGCTGCGGGCTCGAAGCCGATCTGTTCAGCGCCGAGTGGGGCGAGCCCATCACCGCCGAGATGGTCGAGCAGGCCCTGGCCACGGGCCGCTACGACGCCCTGACCCTGGTGCACAACGAAACCTCCACCGGAGTCATGTCGCCCCTGGAGGAAATCGCCGAGGTCATGAGAAAGCACCCCGAGGTCTCCTTCATCGTCGATACGGTATCCTCCATGAGCGCGGTGCCCCTGGATGTGACGCGGCTGGGCACCGACGTGTGCCTGGCCGGGGTGCAGAAGGCCTTCGGCCTGCCGCCGGGACTGGCGGTGTTCGCCGTATCGCGCCGGGCGCTGGACAAGGCACGCGCCACGCCCAACCGCGGCTATTATTTTGATTTCGAGGAATTCGAGCAGAACGACCTCAAGCACAACACGCCGAGCACCCCCTGCATCAGCCTGATCTACGCTCTTGCTCATCAGCTCGACAAGATGTTCGCCGAAGGGCTGGAGCAGCGCTACGCGCGCCACGCGCGCATGGCCGAGGCGACCCGCGCCTGGGTGCGGGCGCAGGGATTTTCCCTGTTCGCCGCCGAGGGCGCGCGCTCCCAGACCCTGACCTGCGCGCGCAACGACGGGCGCACCGACCTCGAAGCACTGAAAAAACTCGCCGCCGAGCGTGGCTACGCCATCGACAACGGCTACGGCAAGATCAAGAACCACACTTTTCGCATCGCCCACATGGCCGACATGAATCTCGCGGATCTGGAGGAACTCTTCGCCCTGCTCGAAGAGCTGCTGCCCCAGGCCCGCAAATAG